A genome region from Brassica oleracea var. oleracea cultivar TO1000 chromosome C2, BOL, whole genome shotgun sequence includes the following:
- the LOC106323340 gene encoding uncharacterized protein LOC106323340: protein MRAWGIQQGCVLYGERDETRDHIFFACPYSFTVWDTLVNRLTGRKTDPDWMHILQFVSKNNLQQLYKILVKMVFQTCIYHVWKERNERRHQTGYRTVQQVVRIVDKTMRNRITSLWYKSEHKLAELMHTWFAITG, encoded by the coding sequence ATGAGAGCTTGGGGGATTCAGCAGGGATGTGTTCTTTATGGTGAGAGGGATGAGACTAGAGATCATATCTTTTTCGCATGTCCCTACTCATTTACGGTATGGGATACTCTTGTGAACAGACTTACAGGTAGAAAAACTGATCCAGATTGGATGCACATTTTGCAGTTTGTGAGCAAGAACAACCTTCAGCAGCTATACAAGATCCTCGTAAAAATGGTCTTTCAAACATGCATCTATCATGTGTGGAAGGAGAGAAATGAGAGGAGACATCAGACTGGATATCGTACAGTGCAGCAAGTGGTTCGAATCGTCGACAAGACAATGAGGAATAGAATCACATCCCTTTGGTATAAGTCTGAGCATAAGTTGGCTGAACTGATGCATACATGGTTTGCGATCACAGGGTAA
- the LOC106326518 gene encoding WUSCHEL-related homeobox 2-like — MEKEGKAGTASSSRWNPTKEQITLLENLYKEGIRTPSADQIQQITGRLRVHGHIEGKNVFYWFQNHKARQRQKQKQERIAYFNRLLHKTSRFFRPPLCSNVGCVSPYYLQQVGDHHNQHGHGSVYRHSNNVMNPSGGYDKRTITDHKKQLSDITTTAARMSMSSSSLRFDRFALRDHGYNGEDINVNSNEPKTLPLFPLQPLDAASEDGVGNSKFSPGRDSPVTCFGDGGGREQPFIDFFSGGSSRFANSANGL; from the exons ATGGAAAAGGAAGGGAAGGCAGGAACGGCAAGCAGTTCAAGGTGGAACCCAACGAAAGAACAAATAACGCTTCTTGAGAATCTTTACAAGGAAGGGATACGAACACCAAGCGCCGATCAGATACAGCAAATCACCGGTAGGCTCCGTGTGCACGGACATATAGAGGGTAAAAACGTCTTTTACTGGTTCCAGAACCATAAGGCTAGACAACGCCAAAAGCAGAAACAGGAGCGCATCGCTTACTTCAATCGTCTCCTCCACAAAACCTCCCGTTTCTTCCGCCCACCGCTTTGCTCAAACG TGGGTTGTGTTAGTCCGTATTATTTACAGCAAGTAGGTGATCATCACAATCAACATGGGCATGGAAGTGTATACAGACACAGTAACAATGTGATGAATCCAAGCGGTGGCTACGATAAACGCACAATCACAGATCATAAGAAGCAATTGTCAGACATAACTACAACCGCAGCTAGAATGTCAATGTCATCGAGTTCTCTTAGATTTGACCGATTTGCCCTTCGGGATCACGGTTATAACGGCGAGGACATTAACGTCAATTCTAATGAACCGAAGACGCTTCCCCTTTTTCCACTTCAGCCTTTGGACGCGGCCAGTGAGGATGGTGTTGGAAATTCCAAATTTTCCCCTGGGCGTGACTCTCCGGTGACTTGTTTCGGTGATGGCGGCGGACGAGAGCAGCCGTTTATTGATTTCTTTTCTGGTGGTTCTAGTAGGTTTGCTAATAGTGCAAATGGGTTGTAA